A window from Fibrobacter sp. UWB11 encodes these proteins:
- a CDS encoding UbiA family prenyltransferase, giving the protein MKSTLYTLFKMVRPANIVIAIITLLIGYGLLEHYPPIYVLLLQILGFASALGFANIHNDIIDKKSDKLNRPERPLVTGMVTIKSAKKAWIALAILAILCGLGDTIIQCVKFMNVVKDWEHAAAFGIEGAIILTFPLWFFVLLIALLTAYNRRIKHTPLVKNITVAFLCTTPLLYAVQHYFNFANYESPVNETWAIIPAIPLTFLITTAREIYKDLQDETGDLKVGIKTFPLIAGAKAARVLAGIIIGITWLLLPVPVFFMEEAYNNNYPPLFLIITGITLTPCFIYTLIKAWRHKYHLAQNVLKVAMVIGLLALFISKYAAN; this is encoded by the coding sequence ATGAAATCGACACTATACACGCTTTTCAAGATGGTACGTCCAGCAAATATCGTGATTGCAATAATCACGCTATTAATCGGCTATGGGTTACTAGAGCACTACCCACCCATTTACGTTCTGCTTTTGCAGATTCTCGGGTTTGCATCTGCACTCGGGTTTGCAAACATCCATAACGATATTATCGACAAGAAAAGCGACAAGCTGAACCGTCCAGAACGTCCGCTCGTGACTGGCATGGTCACCATCAAATCCGCCAAAAAGGCGTGGATAGCTCTTGCAATACTCGCAATTCTCTGCGGACTTGGCGATACTATTATACAATGCGTGAAGTTCATGAACGTCGTCAAAGACTGGGAACATGCAGCGGCATTTGGCATAGAAGGTGCTATCATCCTGACATTCCCTTTGTGGTTTTTCGTTCTTCTTATCGCACTGCTCACGGCATATAACCGCAGAATAAAGCACACCCCGCTCGTCAAGAACATAACAGTCGCATTCCTCTGCACAACTCCTTTGCTATATGCGGTGCAGCACTACTTTAACTTTGCAAATTACGAAAGCCCCGTAAATGAAACGTGGGCAATCATCCCAGCCATTCCACTTACATTTTTGATTACAACCGCTCGTGAAATTTACAAGGACCTCCAAGACGAAACAGGTGACCTTAAGGTCGGTATCAAGACATTCCCGCTTATCGCAGGTGCAAAGGCCGCTCGAGTCCTCGCCGGTATAATTATTGGCATTACCTGGTTATTGCTCCCCGTCCCTGTATTCTTCATGGAAGAAGCCTATAACAACAATTATCCGCCGCTGTTCCTTATCATTACAGGAATAACACTCACTCCCTGCTTTATCTACACTCTTATCAAAGCATGGCGACATAAATACCATCTTGCACAGAACGTCTTAAAAGTTGCAATGGTCATAGGTTTACTTGCACTATTCATCAGCAAGTATGCCGCCAACTAA
- a CDS encoding D-alanine--D-alanine ligase — protein sequence MSRLRVLVLMGGPSTEHDVSVVSGTGVVRAMDPEKYNIHPVLIDKDGTWHWSSRELSPYQKANFSANYFYSLEGSAANKKKSPALSELPSADIAFLALHGKWGEDGHIQALLENWGIPYTGCGLLASALAMDKIKSKEIYRANNIPTPPYRVIWKHDFTGDTLVSVADELGFPLVIKDPLGGSSIGIGIAKDLDEAGKIAQDLFKDSNRLLCEKFIAGGEASCGYIEGEKPLPPTEMRMTTREYFDYEAKYNGECKEVTPAEFAPELTARIQELVKNAHYALGGAGYSRTDVRITKDGELFAIETNTLPGMTPTSLLPQQAACNGITYSQLIDLIIDKSLEIKR from the coding sequence ATGTCCCGTTTACGCGTTTTGGTTTTGATGGGCGGTCCATCTACAGAACATGATGTTTCAGTCGTCAGCGGCACCGGCGTCGTGCGTGCCATGGATCCGGAAAAGTATAACATACACCCGGTGCTCATAGACAAAGACGGCACCTGGCACTGGTCTTCCCGCGAACTTTCTCCGTACCAAAAAGCAAACTTCTCTGCAAACTATTTCTATAGCCTCGAAGGCTCGGCCGCAAACAAGAAAAAGTCTCCGGCCCTTTCGGAACTTCCGTCTGCCGACATCGCATTCCTTGCCCTCCACGGCAAATGGGGCGAAGACGGACACATCCAGGCATTGCTTGAAAACTGGGGTATTCCTTACACGGGTTGCGGCCTTTTGGCATCGGCTCTTGCCATGGACAAAATCAAGTCCAAAGAAATTTATCGAGCAAACAACATCCCGACACCGCCCTACCGCGTCATCTGGAAGCACGACTTCACCGGTGACACGCTCGTGAGCGTTGCCGACGAACTTGGATTCCCGCTCGTCATCAAAGACCCGCTGGGAGGTTCTTCCATCGGCATTGGCATTGCAAAGGATCTTGACGAAGCCGGCAAGATTGCTCAGGACTTGTTCAAGGACTCCAACCGTTTGCTCTGCGAAAAGTTCATCGCCGGTGGCGAAGCCAGCTGCGGTTACATCGAAGGCGAAAAGCCCTTGCCGCCAACTGAAATGCGTATGACCACTCGCGAATACTTCGACTACGAAGCCAAGTACAATGGCGAATGTAAGGAAGTGACGCCGGCCGAATTCGCACCGGAACTCACCGCTCGCATCCAGGAACTTGTAAAGAACGCTCACTACGCTTTGGGTGGCGCAGGCTACAGCCGCACAGACGTCCGCATTACAAAGGATGGCGAACTTTTCGCCATCGAAACGAACACCCTCCCAGGCATGACGCCAACGTCTCTACTGCCGCAACAGGCCGCATGCAATGGCATCACATACAGCCAGCTAATCGACCTCATCATCGACAAGAGCTTGGAGATCAAGCGCTAA
- the tsaB gene encoding tRNA (adenosine(37)-N6)-threonylcarbamoyltransferase complex dimerization subunit type 1 TsaB: MTNYDLIVDTSRKGISMALYAGSIYEEIVDPAGKGEVLSASLDSLLAKVGATLDDVKRVMVTVGPGSFSGLRTGVAFCQGLCFSGKRNLYGVTTLQALACFAGAPDESVAVVIRARNGFWYLRLNNEESFIETADVVTRLQSSSVKTAVVDQAALADEALSTVFAEQGISTTLDTGKPLSMWSPLFETVKPSLIQEANYIQPSYFEKLKV, translated from the coding sequence ATGACTAACTACGACTTAATAGTAGATACATCCCGCAAGGGAATTTCGATGGCGCTGTATGCAGGCTCGATTTACGAAGAAATCGTAGACCCGGCTGGCAAAGGCGAAGTCTTGAGTGCAAGCCTAGATTCTCTGCTTGCGAAAGTCGGCGCTACGCTCGATGACGTGAAGCGGGTCATGGTGACAGTTGGACCTGGTTCGTTCAGCGGACTGCGCACGGGCGTCGCATTCTGCCAAGGGCTTTGCTTTAGCGGCAAACGCAATTTGTACGGTGTGACGACATTGCAGGCTCTCGCCTGCTTTGCTGGCGCCCCCGATGAATCTGTTGCAGTCGTAATTCGCGCACGCAATGGGTTCTGGTACTTGCGATTGAACAACGAAGAAAGCTTTATCGAAACCGCCGATGTTGTTACACGACTCCAGTCAAGTTCCGTAAAGACCGCTGTTGTAGACCAGGCGGCCCTCGCCGACGAAGCGCTTTCGACTGTTTTTGCAGAACAAGGTATTTCAACAACACTCGATACAGGCAAGCCACTTAGCATGTGGTCTCCGCTTTTTGAAACGGTAAAGCCTTCACTTATTCAAGAAGCCAACTACATCCAGCCCTCGTACTTCGAGAAGTTGAAGGTGTAA
- a CDS encoding YdcF family protein, giving the protein MSNILKSDKNDRKKKNFSVGIALLVLLAIAIIIYITFEKSGHWLVQDDNFEHVKWVTILDGQTADLERNDFAAELVREGKADSVLILGRRIYRDRSNAEFYAEDFMKLGDFDKNAVFLVPHNDPSTISEAYSLIPWLKKHNADTVLLITDAASTYRVKRIFQKLSGNSPVYLTKDIKHVTYNPSCWYSNRESRKNWLRSWAALFASYFDLFNTDTLEAVDSSYYKPVKSYAEYKREINPNVNLQKLLPKIEDKIKAESEKEAAKDSIKASEKVQVKETKETPKEQSKTQTKDQPKEKAKEKASEKKADVKKRK; this is encoded by the coding sequence TTGTCAAATATTCTAAAGTCCGATAAAAACGATCGTAAGAAAAAAAATTTCAGCGTAGGAATTGCGCTGCTTGTTTTGCTTGCCATAGCCATCATCATCTATATTACCTTTGAAAAAAGCGGTCATTGGCTTGTTCAAGACGATAATTTTGAGCACGTTAAATGGGTTACCATACTCGACGGGCAAACAGCGGACTTAGAACGCAACGATTTTGCAGCAGAACTCGTAAGAGAAGGCAAAGCGGATTCCGTGCTGATTCTTGGCCGTCGAATTTACCGCGATCGTAGCAATGCAGAATTTTACGCCGAAGATTTCATGAAGCTCGGTGACTTCGACAAAAACGCAGTTTTTCTCGTGCCGCACAACGATCCTTCCACCATTAGCGAAGCCTATTCACTCATTCCTTGGTTAAAAAAGCACAACGCAGACACCGTTCTTCTTATAACCGATGCGGCATCGACATACCGCGTCAAAAGAATTTTCCAAAAGCTTTCCGGAAACAGCCCTGTTTACTTGACCAAAGACATCAAGCACGTCACATATAACCCTTCTTGCTGGTACAGCAATAGAGAATCACGTAAAAATTGGCTCCGCAGCTGGGCCGCTTTATTTGCATCGTATTTCGATTTATTCAATACCGACACGCTCGAAGCTGTTGATTCATCTTATTACAAGCCAGTTAAATCTTATGCCGAATACAAGCGCGAAATAAACCCGAATGTCAACTTGCAAAAGCTCTTGCCGAAAATTGAAGACAAGATAAAAGCGGAATCGGAAAAAGAAGCGGCCAAAGATTCTATAAAGGCGTCTGAAAAAGTTCAAGTCAAAGAAACTAAAGAAACGCCGAAAGAGCAGTCCAAAACGCAAACGAAGGACCAGCCGAAAGAAAAAGCCAAAGAAAAGGCTTCCGAAAAGAAGGCTGACGTTAAGAAACGAAAATAA
- a CDS encoding NAD(P)-dependent oxidoreductase: protein MRVFVTGGTGFIGHYVVKALLEKGHEVVVATRHPNKVPTLRSNPNVSFVEAALTDFEKMGEGLIGCDACIHVALGWGDTPSAMLMNDTRATVALLEMSARAGCEKFIMTSSTSAMGRVRSEMRETTSSMPIDLYGATKAAGEAYVLGFSHGYGSQFPEVKMKRNIIRPGYTFGNPAFPDGCSQPDRRFFEMAYAVKENRDIHIIKNDGTQFIHASQQAQIYMKLLESDLNEEIFLGLGSEWISWKEIAEKMIALKPDCTSKIVETDMGWGDEPMLYDVQKIKDTFGLVFDAHDFLDEHIRWTFENA from the coding sequence ATGAGAGTTTTTGTAACGGGTGGAACTGGGTTTATTGGCCATTATGTAGTTAAGGCTCTTTTGGAAAAAGGGCATGAAGTAGTCGTTGCTACACGCCATCCGAACAAGGTGCCAACCTTAAGGTCGAATCCGAATGTTTCTTTTGTCGAAGCAGCTTTGACAGATTTCGAAAAAATGGGTGAGGGCCTGATTGGCTGTGACGCTTGTATTCATGTAGCTCTTGGCTGGGGTGATACCCCGAGCGCCATGCTCATGAACGATACCCGTGCAACTGTTGCTCTTTTGGAAATGTCCGCTCGTGCAGGATGCGAAAAGTTTATCATGACGAGCAGCACCTCTGCTATGGGCCGTGTCCGTTCCGAAATGCGAGAGACGACTAGCAGCATGCCTATCGATTTGTATGGTGCGACCAAAGCTGCTGGCGAAGCCTACGTGCTTGGTTTTAGCCATGGTTACGGGAGCCAGTTCCCTGAAGTCAAGATGAAGCGCAATATCATCCGTCCGGGTTATACGTTTGGCAATCCGGCATTCCCCGATGGATGCTCGCAGCCGGACCGCCGCTTCTTTGAAATGGCTTACGCCGTCAAGGAAAACCGCGATATTCATATTATCAAGAATGACGGAACGCAGTTTATCCATGCTTCCCAGCAGGCTCAGATTTATATGAAGTTGCTTGAATCGGACCTCAATGAAGAAATCTTCCTCGGTCTAGGTTCCGAATGGATCAGCTGGAAAGAAATTGCTGAAAAGATGATTGCTCTTAAGCCTGATTGCACTTCTAAAATCGTGGAAACCGACATGGGCTGGGGCGATGAACCGATGCTCTATGATGTTCAAAAAATCAAGGACACCTTTGGACTTGTGTTTGATGCCCATGACTTCTTGGACGAACACATCCGCTGGACCTTTGAAAACGCTTAA
- the rimI gene encoding ribosomal protein S18-alanine N-acetyltransferase, with translation MQLREMTENDLPPVLELQRELAFQDWNEKQFLSEIRARYAYCVVCEDDGGSPNGDTSRALLGYAIFHLLGSDSELLSIATRTSEQRKGIGSQLLKAGLNKLTESDDQCFLEVRKGNVKARAFYEKHGFKQYNVRKNYYSDGEDAILYVFKNAPIA, from the coding sequence ATGCAACTGCGCGAAATGACCGAAAATGATTTGCCTCCAGTTCTCGAATTGCAACGGGAACTGGCATTTCAGGATTGGAATGAAAAGCAGTTTCTGTCGGAAATCCGCGCAAGATATGCGTACTGCGTTGTTTGCGAGGATGATGGCGGCAGTCCAAATGGCGACACAAGCCGCGCACTCTTAGGTTATGCCATATTCCATTTGCTCGGTTCCGATTCCGAACTGTTGAGTATTGCCACCCGCACTTCAGAACAGCGCAAGGGCATCGGCAGCCAACTTTTGAAAGCCGGCTTGAATAAACTAACCGAAAGCGATGATCAATGCTTTTTGGAAGTCCGCAAAGGAAACGTCAAGGCCCGCGCCTTTTACGAAAAGCATGGTTTTAAGCAATACAACGTCCGCAAAAATTACTATTCCGATGGCGAAGATGCTATTTTGTATGTTTTCAAGAACGCGCCCATAGCATAA